The Cervus canadensis isolate Bull #8, Minnesota chromosome X, ASM1932006v1, whole genome shotgun sequence genome contains a region encoding:
- the LOC122435451 gene encoding synaptonemal complex protein 3-like has protein sequence MERPQRKRLRRVKDASKETQDAPMEAHDMAACDSGSQERRELTNRSVIDIHEEESPLQAAFMEDVRNELQDMLKKFEDDIKKLLHAKRKRFIMNTNASVQSINLIIEHVWKTQEEQRQKLYREYSQQFLTLFLEWDISVQETKEEEEKLANLFREQQKIFQAARIVQRQRLKKFFNLYDQFLKSMEEFQKDHEHLLTDEQSEVRREMAMLQNKIVMDAQQQELANIRKSLQYLLSDDAEDRTGT, from the exons ATGGAGAGGCCTCAGAGGAAGCGTCTCAGGAGGGTTAAGGATGCCTCGAAGGAGACTCAGGATGCCCCGATGGAGGCTCATGATATGGCAGCCTGTGACTCTGGGAGTCAGGAGAGAAGAGAGCTGA CAAACAGGTCAGTGATTGATATCCATGAAGAAGAAAGTCCTTTGCAAGCAGCATTTATGGAAGATGTGAG GAATGAATTACAGGATATGCTGAAAAAATTTGAAG ATGATATTAAGAAGCTTCTtcatgcaaagagaaaaagatttatAATGAATACCAATGCTTCTGTCCAAAGCATTAACCTGATAATTGAGCATGTTTGGAAAACCCAGGAGGAGCAAAG GCAGAAGCTTTATCGTGAATATTCTCAGCAGTTTCTGACTTTGTTTCTGGAGTGGGATATAAGCGTGCAGGAAaccaaggaggaagaagaaaaactagCT AATTTGTTTCGTGAGCAGCAAAAGATTTTTCAAGCAGCAAGAATTGTTCAGAGACAGAggctgaaaaaattttttaacttatacGACCAGTTCTTAAAG AGTATGGAGGAGTTTCAGAAGGATCATGAACATCTTCTGACTGATGAACAAAGTGAAGTTAGACGAGAAATGGCCATGCTGCAAAACAAAATTGTGATGGATGCT CAACAGCAAGAGCTGGCAAATATTCGGAAGTCTCTTCAATACCTGCTCTCTGACGATGCTGAAGACAGAACTGGAACCTAA